The stretch of DNA TTACCAAAAAGTGCATTTAAAAAGCTCTAAATTTTAAATAAAATGGTGAAAATATGTTGATTGAAGTAATTACCTCTCCTCAATGTCCTCACTGTCCCGCAGCTAAAAGGGTAGTTGAAGAAGTTGTAAAAAAGGTAAGTTGTGATGATATCGAAGTAAAATATATAGATGCAACAGAAGACGAAGGAACTGTGAAAAAATACAATATAATGGCGGTTCCAACTATCGTTATAGATGAAGAGGTAGCATTTATAGGGGCTCCTTCAAGTGAAGAGTTGGAAAAATATCTAAGAGAAAAATTAAATAGGTGAATATACCTATGATTAAAGACAATATCCTCAAAGCTTTAAATGAACAGATAAATAAAGAGTTCTTTTCGGCATATCTGTATTTATCCATGTCTGCTTATGCAGAATCCATAGGATTGAAGGGATTTGCCCAGTGGCTTAAAGTCCAATATCAAGAGGAGCTCGACCATGCCATGAAATTTTATAACTATGTTATAGAAAGGGGAGGTAAAATAGAATTGGAGGCCATAGATAAGCCAAAAAATGAATGGTCATCAATATTGGAAGTTTTTGAAGATGGATATAAACATGAGCAGTTTATTTCAGAATCTATCAATAACATAATGGATTTAGCAGTTTCTGAAAAGGATTATGCTACAATAAACATGCTTCAATGGTTTATAGATGAGCAGGTTGAGGAGGAATCTTCATTTTTGGAAATTGTGGATAAATTAAAGTTATTAGATGGGGACAGAAGAGGTCTGTTTATGATTGATAAAGATTTGGGACAAAGGGTTTATATTCCATTAATTGCTCAAAATCAATAAATTGGTGAAAATATGACTTGGTGGAAATGTTCCAACTGTGGATATGTATTTGAGGCTGAAAAACCGCCTGAAAAATGTCCAAATTGCGGTGAAAAATGTACTTTTTATGATGTAACCTGTTATACTCCTGAATGTGGATGTAAAGGTTATGACCCAAAATTAGTTGGAAGGCCTACAAATAAAGAGAGTAAGTTATAATTAATAATAAAGAAAATACAAAGAAAAGGAAGTAAATTATAATAAATCTAAATTAAATATTATATTAAAAAAATAAAAAAATATAGGAGGGAAATTATGTGCGAAGATGTATGTTTCATTGGAGAATCTAAAATGCCAGTAATAGGTGAGAAATTTCCTGAGGTAGAGGTTAAAACTACACAAGGAACTATAAAATTACCAGAACATTTTAAAGATAAGTGGTTTGTTTTATTCAGCCATCCTGCGGACTTCACCCCAGTTTGCACAACAGAGTTTGTGGCATTTCAAAAAAGATATGACCAATTCAGGGAGTTAAATGCTGAATTAATAGGATTAAGTATAGACCAGGTGTTCAGCCATTTAAAATGGATTGAATGGATAAAAGATAATTTAGATGTTGATATTGAATTCCCTGTAATAGCTGACGATAGGGGAGAATTGGCTGAAATATTAGGTATGGTAAGTCCATATAAAGGAAATAATACAGTTAGGGCAGTATTTGTTGTAGATGATAAGGGAGTTATTAGAGCAATATTGTATTATCCACAGGAAACTGGAAGAAATATAGATGAAATAATAAGACTTGTTAAAGCACTTCAAACTTCCGATAAAGGAGTAGCACTTCCAGCCAACTGGCCTAACAATGATATATTTGAGGATAAGGTAATAGTTCCACCTGCTTCCACAGTTGAAGAAATGAATAGTAGAAAAGAAGCAGCTAAAAGAGGAGAAATAGAATGCCTTGATTGGTGGCTTTGCTGTAAGAAGTTAGAATAAATTATAATAATAAAATATAAATTTTTCTTTTATTTTTGGTAATAACTGTTTAATAAAAATAATAGTAGTTTTAATATTTATATCAATTTTTAATTAATAATTATTGCAAATAACCGCTAAATTAGGAGAGATATTATGAAAGAAACCATTACAAATTTGATAAAGGCATATATCGGGGAAAGTTTGGCTAGAAATAGATATACATGCTATGCCAAGATAGCAAAAAGTGAAGGATATGAACAGATTTCGGAAATATTTCTATTAACCGCAGAAAATGAAAGAGAACATGGTAAATGGCTGTTTTATTTAATCACTGAATTAAAAAAGAAATATAATATCGGTGGAGATTCTTTAAAAGTAGATGATATTGAAGTTCCAGTTGTTTTAGGGAATACTGCTGAAAATTTGAAGGCATCTATTGAAGGGGAACATTACGAAAATACTGAAATGTATCCTACATTTGCTGAAATAGCAGAAAAAGAAGGATTAAACGATATTGCAGAACGGCTGAGAGCTATTGCAATTGCAGAGAAGCATCATGAGGAAAGATTCAAAAAATTATTAAAAGAAATTGAAAATGAAGCAGTATTTAAGAAAAATAAAGAAGTTGAGTGGGTATGTAGGAAATGTGGGTATGTTCATGTTGGAGAAGAGCCACCAAAAGAATGTCCATCATGCAGTCATCCAACCAAATATTTTGAAATATTATGTGAAAAATATTAGATTTAATAAAAGTTTAATAAGATATTATGGGGCTATAATATGAAAAATGCGTTTTTAATATTTTCTTATATGCACAATAATAAACCGAATATGGCAGTAATGATGCATGTATTGCTATTTGCTAAGGAGATGAATGAGAAGGGGGATAATGTGAAAATAATATTTGAAGGGGAAGGAGTTAATTGGGCTAAGGACTTACTAAATGAAGACCATCCATTGTCAAACCATGCTAAACCACTACTAAATAATTTTGTAGTTTGCGAAGCTTGTGCAAACATGTTTGGTGTATTGGATGATATAAAAGGCAAACTAAATATTGAAAATGATTTATTTGGCCATATAAGTTTAAAAAAATATCTGGATGAGGGTTATAATATAATAGAATTTTAATTTTATTTTATTTACTTTATTTATTTTATTTATTTATTTTATTTTAATTCGAGTTAATTAAATAATTTATTCTAATTAAATATTTTTGGTGAGATAAATGGTTGTTAAAATAAAAGAGGGAGTATATTGGGTAGGTTCAGTAGATTGGGAAGTTAGAGAATTCCATGGATATGAAACTTCAAAAGGGAGCTCCTATAATTCATATATAATAAAGGATGAAAAAAATGTTTTAGTTGATTCTGCAAAACATTATATGTTTGAAGAACTTATCGATGGCATTAAGTCTGTAATCGACCCAAAGGATATTGATTATATAGTGGTAAATCATGCCGAAAAAGACCATAGTGGATGTATAGGAAAACTCGTTAAATTAACCGGTGCAAAGATTATTACGAATGAAAAAGGAAAGGAAGATTTAGAGCTCCAATTTAATACAGAAGGTTGGGAATTTATAATAGTGGATACAGGAGATGAGATAAACATTGGAAAAAGAACTTTAAAATTCATAAGAACTCCAATGCTTCATTGGCCCGATAATATGGTTACATACTGCATTGAGGATAAAATTTTATTTTCCAACGATGCATTTGGACAGCATGTAGCAACATCGGAAAGATTCGACTATGAAGTTGAAAATATCGGAGAACTTTTTGAAGATGCTAAGGAATATTTTGCAAATATATTATTGCCCTACAAAATGCTTATACCAAATACTGTAAATGCCTTAAAAGATTTGGATATTGAATATATTTGCCCATCCCACGGTGTTATATGGAAAGAACATATAGACGAAATATTAAACAAATATGTGGAATGGTCATCAGAAGAATGCAAAAATAAGGCTGTAATAGCTTACAGCACCATGTATAACTCCACCAAAAAAATAGCACATGCCATAGGAAATGGACTTTCTGAAAGTGGCGTCGAAGTAAAAATTTATAATATATCCAATACACCAATGAATACAATAATGAGAGAGATATTGGATGCAAAATATGTATTAATAGGTTCTCCAACATTAAATTCAAATGTCTATCCACCAGTTGCAATGTTTTTAGCATATATGGAAGGATTAAATCCAGCAGATGGAAAAATAGCAGCGGCATTTGGCTCTTATGGATGGATGGAGATAGCAACAGATATTATAAAAAAATCTTTTGAAAAATTAAACTTTAAAATTGTTGAAGATGAATGTTTAAAATGTAGATTTGTTCCAAAGGAAGATTATCTCAAAATGTGCTATGAATTTGGAAAAAAACTATCCAAAATTAATTAAAAAATTTTAAAAAGAAATTTAAAAAATTAAAATCAAAAAAAATATATAATATAATGAAAATAATAGATATACAATAAAAAAATATAAAAAAATATAAAAAAATAAAATACAAAAGAATATAAATAAATAAAAATATCTTGCAGAAAAGAGGGATAAATTATGATAACAACAAACCATCCATTGTATGAGGCATTGAAAGATATTCAAGATTTTAAATTAAAATTAGTTGAATTTTTTAAGGATAAGGATGTATTTCCAATAAAAAATAAAACTGAATTAGCAAATGCACTGCCTTGTGGTATTTCATTACCTTGTGGAGATATTGAAGCGGGAGAATTGGTTAAATTAATGACTGATGCAGATTTTCCAATAAAAAGCCCTGATGATTTGGCAATGAAATTATCCAATAAATGCGTAATTGAAAAACAAGAAAAGAAAGAATTATAAAATATTTTTATTTTATTTTTATAGTATAATTAATTCATTCATTTATATATTTAGTTGGTGAAATAATGAAAATCTTTGGTATAAGTGGAAGTCCAAGATTACAGGGCACTCACTATGCGGTGAATTACGCACTAAATTATTTAAAAGAAAAAGGATGCGAAACTAAGTATTTTTCAGTAGCGGGAAAAGAAATAAATTTCTGCAAACACTGTGATTACTGTATAAGAAAAAAAGAGGGCTGTATCTATAAGGATGACATGAATGAAGTTTATGAAAATTTAATATGGGCTGATGGTATAATAATGGGAGCTCCGGTTTATCAGGGAAATATCACCGGGCAGTTAAAAACATTAATGGATAGATGCAGGGCAATAGTTGCTAAAAATCCAAAGGTTTTAAGTGGTAAGGTTGGAATGGGCATAGCTATTGGAGGAGATAGGAATGGAGGACAGGAGATAGCTTTAAGAACAATTCACGATTTTTACATCATTAATGAGATGATTCCAGTAGGTGGAGGTTCATTTGGTGCAAATTTAGGTGCTACATTATGGTCAAAGGACAAAGGCAAAGAGGGTATTGTAGAGGATAAAGAAGGATTGAGGGTTTTAAGAAAAACATTAAATAAATTTTTAAATAGAGTATCTGAATTTAAAAAAGCATAAATAAAAAATATATAATAAATATATAGGATTATATTGACATACTGAAATATTATAAGTTTCATTAAATTTAATGAATATATTTTAGTTAAAATAATTAAAAAAGGTGATTTTATGGTAAAAATCGCATGGGGCATTACAGGATGCGGAGATAAAATAGAGGAAATAGTTAAATTAATGATTGATTTAAAAAATAAATATAATTTGGATATTGATATATATGCATCAAAAAGTGCCAAAGTTGTTTTAAAATGGTATAAACTCTGGAATTTGTTAATAGATGAGTTTTATGATATAAGGGTTGAAGTAGATGCAAATTCTCCCTTTTTGCCGGGAAAACTTCAAACTGGAAAATATGATATATTTATTGTAGCTCCAACTACTGCAAACACCGTAGCAAAGGTGGCACATTGTATTGCCGATACCCTTATTACAAATTCAATTGCTCAGGGTATTAAAGCTAAGGTTCCAACATATATATATCCGCCAGATAATAAAATAGGAGAGATTGAAACAATAATTCCCGGTGGAAAAACTTTAAAGTTATATATTAGAAAGGAAGATGTAGAAAATGTTAATAAATTAAGAAAGATGAATGGCATAACGGTCTTGGATAGTGTGGATGAAATTAAAGATGTTATTCTGAAATATGTTAAAAGTGAGAAAAGTTAGAAATAGGGAATAACTTTGATATGTATTTCATGTCACTTTTAAAATAAGAAAGGTGATTAAATGTTAAAAATTGAAAACTTATGTGTTAAAATAGGGGATAAGGAAGTTTTAAAAGATATTAATTTAAATATTGGCGTTGGTGAAACGCATGTTTTATTTGGTCCAAATGGAGCAGGTAAATCTACATTGATAAATACCATATTGGGAAATCCAAAATATGAGGTTGTAAAGGGCAGTATTTATTTTAAAGGAAAGGATATTACCAACATGCCAATGTATGAGAGGGCAAAACTTGGAATGGGCATATCATATCAAAATCCGCCAGCAATTCCCGGAGTAAAGTTGAAAAATCTTCTAAATATTATCTCAAATAGAGAATGGAATGAAATTGAAAAGATGGCTGAAATATTGAATTTTAATGATTTTCTTGAAAGAGAAGTAAATGTTGGATTTTCGGGTGGTGAAGCAAAAAGGTCTGAGATACTCCAAATATATGCTCAAAATCCAGATTTTATCATGTTTGATGAGCCCGATAGCGGTGTAGATGTGGAAAATGTGGAATTAATTGGAAACCTCATAAACGAATTACTCGATAAAAATAAAATACCAAGTGATAGAGAAAAATCTGGTTTGATAATCACACACATGGGGCATATATTAAACTTTATGGATGTAGATAGAGCTCATGTTCTCTATGATGGAATTATAGCTTGTTCAGGTCATCCAGAAGAAATCCTTGACAACATAATTGAACATGGATATGAGAGGTGTGTAGAATGCTATCAAAAGAAAAAGCATTAAAAATAAAGGAAACCGCTGAAAAATATAGAAATGTTCCAGCACCATACGGAGAAGATATAAATCTTGAAGAATATAAAATAGAAAAAGATGGCATATCAATAGATTCATTGACTGAGCTCGACCAAGAGTATAAATCCGAACTTGAAAATATAGGTATCGATATTGAGGAGAAGAGCTCAGCAGGTTCATACTTGCAAATAAATAATAAGGCAGTTTATTCAAAAACATATTCAAACATTGAAATGATGCCAATTTCCGAGGCTCTTAAAAAATATGATTTGGATGATTACTTTTGGAATCTTGTTGAAATTAAGGATAAATACACAGCAAGAGTAGCATTGGAATTAACAGAAGGATTTTTCATAAGAGTTCCAAAGGGTGTTAAGGAAACTATACCACTTCAAACATGCCTTTTAATTGGTGAGGAGAGCTCATCTCAAAATGTTCATAATATCATCATTGTTGAAGAAGGGGCTGAATTGAATGTGATTACTGGATGTGCAACTTCTCCACATGTAAAATCAGGTCTTCATATTGGAGTTTCTGAATTTTATGTAAAAAAAGATGCAAAATTAACATATACTATGATACATGACTGGGGCGAAAATGTCCATGTTAGACCGAGAACTGGCGTATATGTTGAAGAAAATGGGATATTCATAAATAATTATGTGGTATTATCAAAGGTTAAATCTATCCAAAGTTATCCAACAGTCTATTGTGCAGGTGATAACTCAAAGGCAACCTTTCAAACTGTGGCTTATGGTAAAGGAAACTCAAAGATGGACATGGGAACAAGGGCTATATTATCGGGAAAAGGTAGCAGTGCAGATATGATTTCAAGAACTATTGTTGTAGATAATGCTGAAATAATAGCAAGAGGTCATCTCGTTGGAGAAAGTGAAGATGTAAAAGGACATTTGGAATGTAGAGGTTTAATTTTATCGGATAATGCACATCTTCATGCAGTTCCTGAATTAGAGGCTAAAAAAACAAACCTTGATTTATCGCATGAGGCAGCTGTTGGAAAAATTGCAGAAAATCAACTAATGTATTTAATGTCAAGGGGTTTAACAGAGGACGAGGCCACTTCATTGATTATAAAAGGATTTTTAAGCGTAGATATATCGGGACTTCCCCCAAAACTTGCAAAATCTGTTGAGCAAATAATGGATATGACTCTTGATGGATTGTAATTATTAATACTCATTATTTCAGTATATCCATTTTATAGGTCTATTTTATATTTTATCCATATTTCATATTTTTGTAATTATTTTATCGTAAAATAAAAACTTTTATTTTTAATGTATAATTTAAATAAAGACTGAAAAATATATAAAAATATATAAAAATTGGATGATAATGTGTAGATAATAAAATAATAAAAATATAATAATAAATTATGGGATAAAATGGAATTTACAGATACAATAATAAATTTTCTAATGAAAAATAATATAAAAACAGTTTTTTCATATCCTGGGGAACAGATTTTTCCATTATATAATAAATTAAATGAATCACCAATAAAAAATATAATGGTCAGACATGAACAGGGAGCTCTGCACATGGCTGATGGGTATAGTAGAATTACAAATCATATTGGAGTATGTTTAGCAACTGCGGGTCCTGGTGCTACAAATTTGATGACAGGCATTGCCACAGCATATAAGGACTCCTCATCTGTAATAGCCATCACTGGAAGATGCATGAGAAAATATATAAATAAAAATTATTTTCAAGAAATACCTTTGGATTTTTTAAATATATATAAAGGATATTTTATGAATAAACCAGACATAGGTTATTTCATAAATGCATTTTCTGAAACTTTAAATAATAAAAAACCTATCCATTTAAATATTCCAAGTGATATTCTTAAATCAAAGGTAAAGTGTCTCACTGAATATGACAATAATAATGACGGCATATATAACAATACCTATAATAAATACAATAGATATAATAACAGTAAAAATAATAAAAATAATGATAAAAATAACAACTATCATAAAAATGAGGATAAATTAGGATATAAGGATATAAAAGGTAAAATAATTAAAAAACATATTAATATAAAAGATATTAAAAAACCTTTGTTGCTTATAGGTCAAGGTATTTATGGAACATTATCCTACAATGATATGAGTAATATAAATAATATATTGAAGGAATGCAATATTCCAATTGCAACAACCTATCCTGCAAGAGGTGTTATTGACGAAAATTATAAGAATTGTTTAGGTTTAGTTGGAAGAAGGGGAACATTTATAGCAAATAGATATATCGTGGAAAGCGATGTTATATTTTCAATTGGTGTAAGCCTTTCATACAACACCATACCTGAAAGTATTAGGGATAAAGTTTTAAAAAAAGTAATTAATTTGGACATTAAAATTAATGATTTAAGTGATATTAAGAACTTAATTGATGGATTAAATGAGTTATACAATGATAGTTCATTAAATAATAGCAATAAGGTTATGACTACCAATACCAATAATATCAATAATTATTATAATAATTGTGATAATAACAATACAAATAAGGATAATAAAGGTAATATTCCCAATATTAATAATAGTCTAAATTTTAAATTAGGGGATTACTCTTCAAAAATCAAAGAGATACTATATAATTTACCCAATGATTCAATAATTACCACAGATGCTGGAAATCATACAGTCTTTGTATCATTATTAAAAAAATGTGTAATTCCAAGAAATATTATATCATCTCATAGCATGGGAACTATGGGATTTGGGCTTCCCGCTTCGATTGGAGTTAAATTTGGATGTTTGGATTATAATATCGATAGGGAGGTAATTTCCATCAATGGTGATGGCGGTTTCCAGATGAATATGCAGGAGCTCGCAACAGTATCAGAAAATAATCTAAAAATACTTATTATAATAATGAAAAATAGTAGATTAAATGTATTTGGTAATATAAAAAATCCAGATTTTAATAAAATAGCAGATGCCTACGATATTGATAATGTTTATATAGAAGATATCGATGAAATAGGAGGAAATATAAAATATTATTTAAACAATAACAAACCTTATCTTATGGTAGTTGAATGTGAAAATGAGGGGCTACCTAAACCTTTTATTTAATTAAATAAATTAACTTAAATAATAATAATTTAAAATGATGATGATTTTAAAGTTAATCAAGGTATTAAATAAAAAAATAATTAAAAATTAAAAAAATAAATAGAATTAAATTATTACCAATGGAGGAATAAACATGGATGAATTATTTAAAACACTAACAAGCAATATGCACTTTAATGCAACGGCATTAAGTGATAAAACATGGAATCAAAATTGGAGAGTTCCTGAGGGGCTTATATCAATAATCGGATTAAAAAATGGAAAAAGTCCAGTTTTTTATTATGGTGTTACAAAAAACTGTAAAGAGAATTATGTGCTGAAAAAAGGGATTTCTGACAATAAAAATAAATTTATAAACGCAAGACTTTACTTTAAATTTGATAGAGCAGATATTATTGAAAAAGAAAAATATGTCGTAGCAAATGGATTTAATGGTCTTTTATTATGTATAAAAATAGACAAAGAGAAGTTTATAAACACTTTTGAAAGGATGCTTATGGAAAAATATAATAGTGGAGATGAGCACATAATTGATGTTTTGGAAAGAATGAAAGAAAGAAATATGTTTAATTCAGTTGAAGAAAGTGCGAGATATATTGCAAATAGGGATTATAATTGGTTAATAGGTAGATTAAAATATAAAGCAGGACTATTTAACTATTCTGGTCAAGGATATTGGTTATTACCATTAAAAACAAAAATGGAGATTACAAAAGGATTTGAAATAACTAATAACGAACTTATCGTTGATTTGGAAAATACAGAATTGTTTAAAAATTATCTAATATATGTAGATGTTAAAAATAATATAATAAGATACAATAAAAGCAGGTTATGTAAAAGTGGATATTCATTTGTGGATGAGGTAAGAAAACAGATGCACGATGATATATGTCCATGGTGTGGTGGAAAACTCAGATTGGTAAAAACCAAAAGAGGAGAGTTTTTAGGATGTTCAAACTATCCGAACTGTCTTTATAGGAGATTCTTAAAAAAATAATATTATTTCATTTTTAATTTTTTTAATTTTAAACATGCCTATTAAATTTTTACATTAGTTATTTAATTATTTAATTTATTATTACTCTAATTAAGGGATATATTATGCTAAAAAAGATAATGGTAAAAGGCATAGTTCAAGGTGTGGGATTTAGACCTTTTGTTTATAGAATTGCCAAAGACAATAGTTTAAGGGGATATGTAAAAAATATGGGAAATTATGTTGAGATAGTGGTAATAGGAAATAAAACTAATATAAACGCTTTTTTGGATGATTTAATGAATAAAAAACCACCATTGGCAAAAATTAATGAAATAAAAGTTTTTGATGAAGTTGATGAATCCCTATATAAATATTACATGGATTACTATAACGATTTTATTATAGAAAAAAGTCAAGAAAATAACGAAAATAATGAGGAGGGAACAATTCCACCAGATATAGCAATATGTGAGGATTGTTTAAAGGAAATAATGGATAAAAATGACAGGAGATACAAATATCCATTTACCGCATGCACAAATTGTGGTGCGAGATTTACCATAGTAAAGGAGCTCCCCTACGATAGAGATAATACATCCATGGATAAATTTCCATTATGTGAGGATTGTTTAAATGAATATAAAAACCCATTGGATAGGAGATTCCATGCTCAGGCAACATGCTGTCCAAAATGTGGTCCAAAAGTATTTTTAACGGATAAAAATGGAAAAATACTATGTGAAAAAGAAGATGTTATTGAAAATACAGTAAATCTTCTGAAAGAGGGACATATAATTGCAATAAAAGGCGTTGGTGGAACTCATTTAGCCTGTTGTTGTGATAATGATGAAGTTGTATTAAATTTAAGAAATAAATTAAATCGTCCAACTCAACCATTTGCCATAATGACAAAATTGGAATATTTAGATTTATTTGCAACTTTTGATGATGATGAATTGAATCTTTTAAAATCCTCAAAAAGACCTATTGTTGTTCTTGAAAAAAATAAAGATTACAATAAATATTTTTCAAAATATGTATCCAATTTAAATACCATAGGCGTTATGCTACCGTATTCCGCATTACATTATCTTTTATTTGATAATACCGATAAAATTGCCTATATTATGACATCCGCCAATCTTCCAGGTCTCCCAATGTCTATAAAAAATAAAGATATATTAAATAATTTGAAGGATATTGCAGACTACTTTTTGCTTCACAATCGTGAAATAATAAATAGGTGTGATGATAGCGTATTAAAGAAAATAAATAACAGAATGATATTTTTAAGGCGTTCAAGAGGCTATGTGCCAGAACCCATTATTGTAAATAACAGTTTAATTAAAAATAACAACAAAAATATATTATGCGTGGGTCCTGAGCTCAACTCAACGGCATGTTTAGTTAAAGGCAATAAGTTTTATTTAACGCAATATATTGGAAATACCTCCAAGTATGAAACATTTAACTATTTAAATGATGCAATATACAATATTTTAAGATTAACAAATACAAATAAATTAGATGCTGTTGTAAGTGATTTACATCCAAGTTATAATTCTACAAAACTTGCATACGAGCTCGCAGAGAAATTTGATACCGAGCTCTATAAACTACAACATCACAAAGCACATGCCTATGCATTGATGGGAGACAACGACATATTTGAGGACGCTATTTTTATCACTGTCGATGGGCTTGGATATGGTGAAGATGGAAATATTTGGGGAGGTGAAATTTTAAAATATAGGTATGATTATGATGATAAAAATAATAATGGAAATAAAAACTATAAAAACGATAAATATATAAAAAGAGTGGGTCATTTGGAAGAACAGTATCAAACAGGCGGGGATTTATCTGCAAAATATCCGCTTAGAATGTTATTTTCAATACTGTATAAAAGATTAAATTCCGATGAATTAATTGAATTTATTAAGAAATATAACTTTTTCAGTGATAAGGATTTGAAACTTATGCTTTTCCAGTTGGATAAAAAAATAAATGTTATAAAAACCACATCGTGCGGAAGAATTTTAGATTCTATCTCTGCATTACTTTCTATAACAAATAAAAGAACTTATGATGGTGAATATGCCATTAGAATGGAAAGTGTAGCGGAGAGTTATATAAAAAAACATCCAGATGATTATACTAAATGTTTAAAAATGGCTAAAAATGA from Methanothermococcus okinawensis IH1 encodes:
- a CDS encoding peroxiredoxin — protein: MPVIGEKFPEVEVKTTQGTIKLPEHFKDKWFVLFSHPADFTPVCTTEFVAFQKRYDQFRELNAELIGLSIDQVFSHLKWIEWIKDNLDVDIEFPVIADDRGELAEILGMVSPYKGNNTVRAVFVVDDKGVIRAILYYPQETGRNIDEIIRLVKALQTSDKGVALPANWPNNDIFEDKVIVPPASTVEEMNSRKEAAKRGEIECLDWWLCCKKLE
- the rbr gene encoding rubrerythrin translates to MKETITNLIKAYIGESLARNRYTCYAKIAKSEGYEQISEIFLLTAENEREHGKWLFYLITELKKKYNIGGDSLKVDDIEVPVVLGNTAENLKASIEGEHYENTEMYPTFAEIAEKEGLNDIAERLRAIAIAEKHHEERFKKLLKEIENEAVFKKNKEVEWVCRKCGYVHVGEEPPKECPSCSHPTKYFEILCEKY
- a CDS encoding FprA family A-type flavoprotein; this translates as MVVKIKEGVYWVGSVDWEVREFHGYETSKGSSYNSYIIKDEKNVLVDSAKHYMFEELIDGIKSVIDPKDIDYIVVNHAEKDHSGCIGKLVKLTGAKIITNEKGKEDLELQFNTEGWEFIIVDTGDEINIGKRTLKFIRTPMLHWPDNMVTYCIEDKILFSNDAFGQHVATSERFDYEVENIGELFEDAKEYFANILLPYKMLIPNTVNALKDLDIEYICPSHGVIWKEHIDEILNKYVEWSSEECKNKAVIAYSTMYNSTKKIAHAIGNGLSESGVEVKIYNISNTPMNTIMREILDAKYVLIGSPTLNSNVYPPVAMFLAYMEGLNPADGKIAAAFGSYGWMEIATDIIKKSFEKLNFKIVEDECLKCRFVPKEDYLKMCYEFGKKLSKIN
- a CDS encoding rubredoxin-like domain-containing protein encodes the protein MTWWKCSNCGYVFEAEKPPEKCPNCGEKCTFYDVTCYTPECGCKGYDPKLVGRPTNKESKL
- a CDS encoding SufB/SufD family protein; protein product: MLSKEKALKIKETAEKYRNVPAPYGEDINLEEYKIEKDGISIDSLTELDQEYKSELENIGIDIEEKSSAGSYLQINNKAVYSKTYSNIEMMPISEALKKYDLDDYFWNLVEIKDKYTARVALELTEGFFIRVPKGVKETIPLQTCLLIGEESSSQNVHNIIIVEEGAELNVITGCATSPHVKSGLHIGVSEFYVKKDAKLTYTMIHDWGENVHVRPRTGVYVEENGIFINNYVVLSKVKSIQSYPTVYCAGDNSKATFQTVAYGKGNSKMDMGTRAILSGKGSSADMISRTIVVDNAEIIARGHLVGESEDVKGHLECRGLILSDNAHLHAVPELEAKKTNLDLSHEAAVGKIAENQLMYLMSRGLTEDEATSLIIKGFLSVDISGLPPKLAKSVEQIMDMTLDGL
- the afpA gene encoding archaeoflavoprotein AfpA, whose product is MVKIAWGITGCGDKIEEIVKLMIDLKNKYNLDIDIYASKSAKVVLKWYKLWNLLIDEFYDIRVEVDANSPFLPGKLQTGKYDIFIVAPTTANTVAKVAHCIADTLITNSIAQGIKAKVPTYIYPPDNKIGEIETIIPGGKTLKLYIRKEDVENVNKLRKMNGITVLDSVDEIKDVILKYVKSEKS
- a CDS encoding MTH865 family protein, translated to MITTNHPLYEALKDIQDFKLKLVEFFKDKDVFPIKNKTELANALPCGISLPCGDIEAGELVKLMTDADFPIKSPDDLAMKLSNKCVIEKQEKKEL
- a CDS encoding thioredoxin family protein, yielding MLIEVITSPQCPHCPAAKRVVEEVVKKVSCDDIEVKYIDATEDEGTVKKYNIMAVPTIVIDEEVAFIGAPSSEELEKYLREKLNR
- a CDS encoding flavodoxin family protein, encoding MKIFGISGSPRLQGTHYAVNYALNYLKEKGCETKYFSVAGKEINFCKHCDYCIRKKEGCIYKDDMNEVYENLIWADGIIMGAPVYQGNITGQLKTLMDRCRAIVAKNPKVLSGKVGMGIAIGGDRNGGQEIALRTIHDFYIINEMIPVGGGSFGANLGATLWSKDKGKEGIVEDKEGLRVLRKTLNKFLNRVSEFKKA
- a CDS encoding DsrE family protein; its protein translation is MKNAFLIFSYMHNNKPNMAVMMHVLLFAKEMNEKGDNVKIIFEGEGVNWAKDLLNEDHPLSNHAKPLLNNFVVCEACANMFGVLDDIKGKLNIENDLFGHISLKKYLDEGYNIIEF
- a CDS encoding ferritin; amino-acid sequence: MIKDNILKALNEQINKEFFSAYLYLSMSAYAESIGLKGFAQWLKVQYQEELDHAMKFYNYVIERGGKIELEAIDKPKNEWSSILEVFEDGYKHEQFISESINNIMDLAVSEKDYATINMLQWFIDEQVEEESSFLEIVDKLKLLDGDRRGLFMIDKDLGQRVYIPLIAQNQ
- the sufC gene encoding Fe-S cluster assembly ATPase SufC; translated protein: MLKIENLCVKIGDKEVLKDINLNIGVGETHVLFGPNGAGKSTLINTILGNPKYEVVKGSIYFKGKDITNMPMYERAKLGMGISYQNPPAIPGVKLKNLLNIISNREWNEIEKMAEILNFNDFLEREVNVGFSGGEAKRSEILQIYAQNPDFIMFDEPDSGVDVENVELIGNLINELLDKNKIPSDREKSGLIITHMGHILNFMDVDRAHVLYDGIIACSGHPEEILDNIIEHGYERCVECYQKKKH